Within the Microbacterium terricola genome, the region TGAGGCTTGTCTTGCCTGCCCCGTTGGCGCCGACCACCGCGACGAACTCGCCGCGATGCACGTCGAGGTCGATGTCGTGCAGCACCTCGGCGCGCCCGCGCCGCAGGGTCAGCCCTCGCACCTCGATGAGCGGAGCGATCGCGGCGCCTCCGACGGCAGGGGTGGCCGCAGCATCCCCTCCCTCCACCATCGCGAGATAAGGAGATGGAGCGTGCGGAGGATCGGATGCTGTCGCCCCGTCCTCCTCGTGCGCACTTCTCCTTGTCTCGCGACCAGAGGCAGGGGCAGGGGCAGGGGCAGGGGCCGGGGCAGGGGCAGGGGCAGGACCCGGGGCAGGGGCCGGGGCCGGGGCCGCCTCGAGGGCGGCGTGCAGCTCGGCGGGAGTCAGGGGGAGGGGGTCGAGCGCGTATCCCGCGGCACGCAGCCGGAGGGCCGCCAGGGTCGACACCGGCAGCCACACGCCGATCGCGTGCAGCTCGTCTGCGCGCTGCCGCAGCACCGCGTCGACCGACCCGTCTGCGGCGAGCCGCCCCTCGTGGTCGAGGACGATCACGCGATCCACGAAGCCGATCGCGGCGTCGAGGTTGTGCTCGACGAGCAGGATGGCGTGGTCGCCTGCCGCGATGAGGTCGGCGAGCGCGGCATAGACCTCCTCGATCCCCTGCGGGTCGAGGTTCGCCGTCGGCTCGTCGAGCACGAGGAGCGGGGAGCCCATCGCGAGGGCGCACGCGATCGCGAGCCGCTGGCGGCCGCCGCCGGAGAGACGGTCGGGGTTCTCGGCACGGCGGTCCCACAGCCCCACCCGCCGCAGCGCGGACTCGGCGCGGGCGAGCACCTCGTCCACCGGCATGCGCAGGTTCTCGGGGCCGAAGGCCACCTCGTCGAGGAGCGTGCCCGTGACCAGCTGCGCGTCGGGGTCCTGGAACACCATCGCCACCCGCGTGCTGAGCTCCGCGACCGAGGTGGTCGCGGTGTCGAGGCCGTCGATCCGGACCGACCCGGTGATGTCGGCGGGCAGGTCGTGCGGGATGAGGCCGTTCATGGCGAGTGTGAGCGTCGACTTGCCCGAGCCGCTGGGGCCGAGCAGCAGCACGACCTCGCCGGCCGTGATGTCAAACGAGAGGGAGGAGGGGGCGGCCGCCACCGCGCCCTCGTGCGTGATCGACAGATCCGTCGCGCGTGCGAGCGGGTCGGCGGCCGGCGCCGCGAGCGCAGCAGACGGTTCGCGCTCGATGGCGGCCATGGGGATTCTCCGGACAAGTGAACTAAGGCACACCTAACCTACCCGTCGCGCGTCGGACCGCGAAACGCGGGAGATGCCCGCCCGGCCGAGATCAGCGCCGCAGGCGCGGCCGCGCGACGCCCGCGCGACGCAGGCCCGCACCCACCCACAGTGCGACCGCCGTCCACGCGAGCGGGCCCAGCATCGACAGCGCGAGGTACACGATCTGGGCCCAGAGCGGGAAGGTCTTCAGGTGCGCAGCGAAGTACACTGCTGCCGCGACGACCAGGCCGATGATCGCGCCGGAGATGAAGTAGCGCCCCGCCGCCCACGAGCGATACCGCGTGACGGCGGCCACGGCCTCCTGGATGCCGCCGAAGAGCAGCGCCGTGCCGAGGAACTGCCAGGTGAAGGCGCCCAGGGTGACGGCGCTGGAGACGAGGGCCGCGATCACGTGGGTGGTGATGGCCACGAACGGCAGTCGCAGCGTCTCCTGAGCGATGATGCCCGGCAGGACATGCACACCCAGCACGAGCCCGTAGACCACCGGAGCGACGGCGAGCACCCACGTGGTCGAGGCGCCGGCGATGCCGCCGAGAAGGCCCGTGGCGACCCCGATCGCGGCGCACACGAGGAGCTCGCGGGTCGACAGACGGAATCGGGGGGACACGCGCCCAGCGTACCGGCGCCGCCGTGGGTCGCCGTCCGCGGGAGGCTCAGACGCGACGGCGCCGACGGGTCAGGCGCACCCCGGGCAGGGGCGGCGCGGGGATGCGCTCCGCGCCGTGGCCGACCACATGCCCGAAGCGCGCGGTCGCTGAGTCCGTCGACGGGTCCGCCTCCCACGCCTCGCGCGCCTGGACGATCTCCTCGTGGGAGCGTCCGACGAAGTTCCACCACATGACGATGTCGTCCTCGAACGGCTCGCCGCCCAGCAGGAACACCGTCGCGGACTCGTCCGCGGTCAGTTCGATGACCTCACGCCGGACGCCGAGGTACAGGAGCGCGTTGCGGGTGACCGCGGTGGCGGCATCCGGCTCCACCTGCACGTGCACGACGCCCTCGACGCCCACGACCGCGTACTCCCATTCCGGATGCAGCGGCACGCGCACGCGTGAGCCGGCTTCCAGCCGCACCTCGGCGCCCACGATCGGCGTGTGCACGGTCGCGGGCGAGGCGACCCCGCCCAGCTCCCCGAGCACGACGGTGGCCTCGGCAGCCGCACCGTCGATCGGAGCGAGGGCCAGCGTCGGCAGGTCCGCGTGCTGCTCGAAGTCGGGCGCCCCGTGCCGCCGCGTCTCGGGCAGGGCCACCCACAGCTGCAGCGCGTCGATGGCGACCGGCCCCTCGCCGACCGAGTACTCGGAGTGCGCGATGCCGGCGCCGCTGGTCATCAGGTTCAGGGTGCCGCGCCGCACCATCACGTCGCTGCCGATGGTGTCGCGGTGGCGCACCTCTCCGACCAGCGGCCAGGTCACCGTCTGCAGGCCGATGTGCGGATGCGGTTCGACCCGCATCGTGGTCACCTGCGGCCCGAACCGGTCCAGGAAGCACCACGCCCCGACGAGCGGCAGGTCGCGCTGCGGCAGCGCGCGGTGCACCTCCATCGCGCGGACGCCGCCGAGCGGCACCTCGCGCGAGGCGAGCAGCAGGGCGCGCGGACCGTCGCACTCGGCCGCAGACTCGACCGCGGTGTCGGCCTCCGCATCCAGTCGTGTCATTCCCCGGCAGCCCGCCTGATCGGCCAGTCCACCTGCAGACCGTCCACGTCGTGCCGTGACAGGTACCGCGACACGAAGGGGCAGCGCGGCACGACCGTCTCACCCCGCGCGGCGACGTCGGCCATCGCCGCGGACACGAGCTTCGATCCGTACCCGCGGCCTTCGAAGGCCGGGTCGATCTCGGTGTGGATGAACACGAGGCGACCACGCGCGTCGATCGAGAACTCGCTGAAGCCGGCCAGCAGCTCGCCCAGGCGCAGTTCGTACCGTTCGTCCGCGCGCACCACCACGGGCTCTTCGGTGATCTCCGACGGGATGCTGTCGCTCACGGTCGCTCCTCTGCTCGCTGTCTCCAACGTACGGCGGGCTGCCAGTGTTCCGCCACGACAATGGAAGGATGCGTTCGCGTCCGATCCTGCTCACCGCCCTGGCGGCGATGGTCCTGATCGGCATCGCGGCGTCGGCGTCGCCTGGTCTCGCCCCGTCCGTCGCCGACGCCCCTCGGCCGGCCGACGCCCCCGCCTCGCCTGTCCCGACTGTGACGCCGACTCCCACCCCGACGCCGGTCGATCCGATCGCGACGCTCTCGCTCGAAGAGCGGGTCGGGCAGCTGTTCATGGTCGGCTCGCCCGTCGGCAAGGCCGCGGCGACCACACTGCACGCCGTGAGCGAGCGTCACGCCGGCGCGGTGTTCCTGCACGGCCGCTCGTCCAAGGGCACAGCCGCCACGGCGCGGGTCACCGCCCGCTTCATGAAGGCCGCCGCGGCGTCCGAGCTGCCGCTCTGGATCGCCACTGATCAGGAGGGCGGCGCCGTGCAGGTGCTCTCCGGTGCCGGGTTCGACGGCATCCCCGCCGCCCGCACCCAGGCGGAGTCGGGTGTCGCGCGCCTGCGATCCGACGCCGCGCGCTGGGGTGCGCAGCTGCGCAAAGCCGGTGTCACCATGAACCTCGCCCCGGTCGCCGACATCGTCAGCTCGCCCGAGGAGGCCGGGCAGAACGCGCCGATCGGCGCGCTGTGGCGTGAGTACGGATACGACGGCACGGCGGTCGCCGCGAAGGCCGGCGCATTCGCCGAGGGGATGCGCGAGGCCGGCATCCTGCCCACGTTCAAGCACTTCCCCGGCCTCGGCCGCGTCGAGGGCAACACCGACTACACCGCGAACGTCGTCGATCACGTGGTGACCGCGGGCTCCGCGGACGTGGGGGTCTACCGCAGCCTCATCTCCGCGGGGCCATCGGTGGTGATGGTCGGCACCGCCGTCTACGAGAAGATCGACCCCGAGCGTCCCGCCGTCTTCTCACACACGGTCGTCACCGACCTCCTGCGGGGCGAGGTCGGCTTCGACGGGGTGGTGACCAC harbors:
- a CDS encoding ABC transporter ATP-binding protein is translated as MAAIEREPSAALAAPAADPLARATDLSITHEGAVAAAPSSLSFDITAGEVVLLLGPSGSGKSTLTLAMNGLIPHDLPADITGSVRIDGLDTATTSVAELSTRVAMVFQDPDAQLVTGTLLDEVAFGPENLRMPVDEVLARAESALRRVGLWDRRAENPDRLSGGGRQRLAIACALAMGSPLLVLDEPTANLDPQGIEEVYAALADLIAAGDHAILLVEHNLDAAIGFVDRVIVLDHEGRLAADGSVDAVLRQRADELHAIGVWLPVSTLAALRLRAAGYALDPLPLTPAELHAALEAAPAPAPAPGPAPAPAPAPAPAPAPASGRETRRSAHEEDGATASDPPHAPSPYLAMVEGGDAAATPAVGGAAIAPLIEVRGLTLRRGRAEVLHDIDLDVHRGEFVAVVGANGAGKTSLIHAIAGVVTPPRGTVRIDTGSGHGIDVARADARTLTARIGFVFQNPEHQFIAHTVFDEVAHGLRRRHLSEDEVRERTTALLERFGLADKAGSHPFLLSGGQKRRLSVGTALVTGAPILVLDEPTFGQDRARADELLGLLRELNDDGTTIVVVTHDMQLVTEYSDRTVVLSDGRVVAAGETAEIFADTALIERAGLRLPPLRQALQGLAGHPDLAGIVRLADLPGGGRA
- a CDS encoding ECF transporter S component — translated: MSPRFRLSTRELLVCAAIGVATGLLGGIAGASTTWVLAVAPVVYGLVLGVHVLPGIIAQETLRLPFVAITTHVIAALVSSAVTLGAFTWQFLGTALLFGGIQEAVAAVTRYRSWAAGRYFISGAIIGLVVAAAVYFAAHLKTFPLWAQIVYLALSMLGPLAWTAVALWVGAGLRRAGVARPRLRR
- a CDS encoding pirin family protein; translated protein: MTRLDAEADTAVESAAECDGPRALLLASREVPLGGVRAMEVHRALPQRDLPLVGAWCFLDRFGPQVTTMRVEPHPHIGLQTVTWPLVGEVRHRDTIGSDVMVRRGTLNLMTSGAGIAHSEYSVGEGPVAIDALQLWVALPETRRHGAPDFEQHADLPTLALAPIDGAAAEATVVLGELGGVASPATVHTPIVGAEVRLEAGSRVRVPLHPEWEYAVVGVEGVVHVQVEPDAATAVTRNALLYLGVRREVIELTADESATVFLLGGEPFEDDIVMWWNFVGRSHEEIVQAREAWEADPSTDSATARFGHVVGHGAERIPAPPLPGVRLTRRRRRV
- a CDS encoding GNAT family N-acetyltransferase; the encoded protein is MSDSIPSEITEEPVVVRADERYELRLGELLAGFSEFSIDARGRLVFIHTEIDPAFEGRGYGSKLVSAAMADVAARGETVVPRCPFVSRYLSRHDVDGLQVDWPIRRAAGE
- a CDS encoding glycoside hydrolase family 3 N-terminal domain-containing protein, whose product is MRSRPILLTALAAMVLIGIAASASPGLAPSVADAPRPADAPASPVPTVTPTPTPTPVDPIATLSLEERVGQLFMVGSPVGKAAATTLHAVSERHAGAVFLHGRSSKGTAATARVTARFMKAAAASELPLWIATDQEGGAVQVLSGAGFDGIPAARTQAESGVARLRSDAARWGAQLRKAGVTMNLAPVADIVSSPEEAGQNAPIGALWREYGYDGTAVAAKAGAFAEGMREAGILPTFKHFPGLGRVEGNTDYTANVVDHVVTAGSADVGVYRSLISAGPSVVMVGTAVYEKIDPERPAVFSHTVVTDLLRGEVGFDGVVTTDDLSATAQVQKWKPAVRAVAAIGAGVDLVLVSADPKVFPEMYDAVLARAEDDPGFAEKVDAAARRVVEAKQLIAADEAEE